From the Juglans microcarpa x Juglans regia isolate MS1-56 chromosome 3D, Jm3101_v1.0, whole genome shotgun sequence genome, the window atatatatatttatatatatatatataatcgggGAGACATTGCATAAACATAGCTGATATAGCATTTAGATCCAGATTAAAATCATGTTGCCACTCattgagttttgaaaaggatgagATTCGAATCCCAAGTCGTGATGTATACAGCAGATGCCAACAGGAGGATGGCAAGTAATTTCTAGACTAATTTTTACATTCAACTCACAGAGTTTTTCTGAATTAAGTGGAAGGCCCACCAGAGGTTTTTGGTGCAATACAACTTGATATCAAAGTTGTCAAGTTCCAATCTCAAGTCTCAAAAGCAGATAGTTTCAACGTTGGTTGAGAAATAAAGATATATACGTATATGTTCCATAAATAAGAACTGCATTGTAAACTTTGCAGTAAGATGCATGGTCGAAGATAGAGAATAGGATGTATTTGTGAAATTACTACCTGTCCCAAAAACTTAAGTTGAtgagaagaggtagattttattatttatattatattcttactaCTCTCCCTCATATGTGGGCCTGTCTCTTTCTCAATGAATAGTCCCAacacttgaaatatttaattaaatggatagagtgtagagttaggGTTCGAACTCAGGATCTCTGTCTTGATACAATGTGATAttaccacttgtcccaaaaactTAAGCTTATggaaagagatagattttattatttatattatattcttaacagcATCTTCTTACGACAATTGATTTCCTGATTTGTCACCCTAATCTATTTTTGTGAGAGGCACACTCGTGCGCTACGATATTAAATTAATCTATAGAGTGGAAAGTAAATATATGCATgtcatataataatttagaaaaacatATCAATTTACGAGGCCATTGTACATTTGGGGCGGGCGGCGACTTTTGTTGCCTCCATTACTCTATGAAAAATGTGTTGGCCTTCTTCCTGACTGGGAGACAGTCTGATCTATCCAGCCTTACGAGTCACACATGCCAAGTTTACATATTATTTGTCGGCATATTCATGCAGCATGCAGATCTTGCCTGCTTTTTGCACAATAATCATGCACAATGTGTTTGATTTATAAATGGACACATCTCATTTTGCTTGCATGTGCACGTGTACAAAGGCGTGTGACAAGGGAGGGACAGAAGCGATTTATAAGAACACTCGATcgtttttcaatattttatttagtacTGACATTATAGCAACCTTTGAGTAGCCTTTTCAACAGATGTAGTGCTGGTGGGAGTGAGACATTGCAAAAACATCGCCTTTTGATGAGGTTTGGAGACAGATCAAGAATATGTTGTCGCTCATTGATAGAAGAAAGGACAAGATTCCTCGTGTCACTCTCAATCTGTAATATATAAACTTGCTCTGCAAAATGTACATGATTCAACTGCAGCTAACAGCCTGCCTTTTAGAACACACACCCGCTTGCCCCACAATTCGATGTGCAACCTCTACAGAATGCTGCTCAGTTTCATCCTCAACaatattcaacaaaataaatggCCTTGCAGATTTGTATGACAGGGTCGAtaagttgtttttcttgctgCTCTGCTCTTTCAACAAGCCTTAGCTCAAGAGAAGAATGGAAGTGGGCAGGAGCTGCGGGATGGATCATTTAGGCTCTTGGATATGGTCAGCATAGCCAAAGATATCCAGTTTCGAAGAAAAGAATGTCTGCATGTACTTCAATCGATTATGCACATAAGATGGCGAAGTGAAACCGGGCTTGCAAGTGAGGTAAACAAATGCTTGGTCTCCAGGAAGGGGGTGGAAAAGACTCCTTGTAACCAGTTTAGCACGCTGATTCCCAGATTTCCTTTATATCTAGACCAAGTTGTAACGATCCAAGGAAGCTGAGCTTATGATCCAAAAGCAATTTTCGAAGTTAGAATTAGAGCTCCTTAAAATAGTTATAAAGGTCATGAACTTTTCCCTCCCAGATCCAACCAACCAAGCTCTTCCAATCACTACCCTCTGATATATGTGGAGTGTTACAATCTTCCTCTTTAAGTCATTGACATCCTTGTCAAGTCATTCCATAGTGACATGGTAAAAGTCTCACACTTGGCTAATATTGGATTTTGAGATAATTCGTAATAATCCGAGGAAAGCTCATGCTACATTTGGGTTCGTACTTCAAAAATACTAGTCAGAATTATAAATGGAATCCCTTCGAATCAATATGAAGGCCAAGAAATTTCTACTCCTAGGCAATGGAGATTTCATTCACCAAGCTCCCCATTAACTACCCTCCCATAAATGTGAGGTGTTCCACAAGCCATGTTGAAGCTACGTGATCattcatttcaaatcatctgTACAAAGAGTAGCATGAAAGGAAGGAAGCAGGAACTAACACAGATGAATTTTCAAAGTCCAGTTGCAATCCATCAATTGTCACTGGACAAGCAAATATGATGACATCCTGAAGAATGGACTGAGCTATCAGGAAAAATCGGATTCGTGCATCCAAGATACCAACGAAGTAGAATGCCTGTTCAGGTGTTTGATAGAAGCCAGAGTTTCTCTTCTTAACAGCCTTAACCACTTGCTGAGAAAATTAAGATGCAGTTATAGGATTTAGATGTTCATGCTTGTAAATGGAAAAGACAGACAGGCAGACATGtaacttcataaaatatctgATAAGGTCTTCTACAAAATTCTGCACAGATATATTTACTTCTTTCCATAGCATTCAGATTTAACTTCCATGagattaagataaaaaaataaagttcataTTGAAACAGTCAGTCTAAGAAGGataattcagaaaaaaaaaaaaaaaaaaaacactatagagatcaaagacaaaacaaaaactcagATCGAATGATATTGAATTCTTggtgattttataataaataaacctTTGTtgatgtgaaaatgaaaaataaaaataaaaaataaatcatttcacaACAAGagtattttttctttgtaaacTATTGGGCCACACGAGGAATTCATGCAATTTAATTGAATATCATATCTGTTTGTGTTTTGGTGGGGAGTCTGATTAATCTAACCTGCCTATTAGTCAGCCTCATAGGCTGATACCATTTTATGTACCATGGAAACACATGACGTAGTCATGCATGCAGATCTTGCTTGCTGCTTGCACGACAATTATGTTAAAGGACTACACCACTTGATAGACGATTACCAACACATTACTTGATTACCTAATGGTGTCTCTGAGTGCAATTGTTAATTGTGCATGTGTGGGCAAGAGCAAATGTAGCCCTCATGGGGAGGCAGGCCAAGCTGGAAATGGCTACTGCCCCCCTGTTCTTGTATCAGTAGAGATGGCCTAACACCATTCATGCGATGAATATATTATAGCCACCGGCCaattgtgaaatatgttataTCGTATTTCATTATGAATACTTCATGTTTCAACCAATAATGGGCCACTTGAAGACTTTATGCAATTCAAATCAAATCACATCTGTTAGGGAGACAGACTGATTAATCTATCCTGCTCTAGCCAGCCTCATAGGCTTATATACTCTTTTTCTATATTTCATGGAAATATGTGGCATATTCTTTTACTAGACCATGCCATTTGCTTGCAGAGCAATGAAGTTAGGGGCCTGCTCcactatattaattattagtaaaaaaatGGAGTCTCTCGTTGTGCTTCTGTGCGCGTCGATGGGAACATTGGAACCTGATTGAACAACCCTTGCTAGTTGCTGCTTAGATgaattatacttaaaaatataaaaccttCGAAGTCATGATTCAGCAAACAATTTCTCATGCTTGAAGTACAATATATTTCATTACATATAGCAGTTCTGGACATAGTACAGATACTTTAATCGTGCATGTGTAAGCAAGAGCAATGTATCCCTCATAGGGAGGCAGGCCAAGCTGGACATACAGATGGCTATTGTCACCGTTCTTGTATCAGTGGAGACGGTCTAACACCATTCGTGCGTTGAATGTATCATAGCCATTGTGAATATCTTATGTTGTGATACAGAAATTGAATATTATCGACAATGAGTTGGAGACCTAGTGATGAGGAGACATTGCTTAATCAATACTGACATGGTGGTTACAATTCAATCGAAATCATGTTGTTACTAACAATTTGCACGAGGATGAGATTCCTCTTGTCTCCCTTTCCCTGAAAAATATAACGAGCAGATGCCAAGGAAGGAAGGCAGATTGCTTGGCTAATTCACTCTGACAAAAGATAGGTCTTCTCTTTTctgagaaaggaaaaatggatTCCTCTGCTTCAAACCCAAAAACCTCTTACCATGCTCGCTCTAACAGCTTACCTTCCAGTCCACACCCTCTCATTGCACAAGTTAATGAATATCTATGCAGATTGAGGGCTTCTGAAGctacttcatcatcatcatcatctatgAGCCACAACATAGTTGGCCTTCAAGATTTGCATGATTGCGTGGACAAGTTGCTTCTGTTGCCACTCAGTACACAATCTTTAGCCCAGCAGCAGCATGAGAAATGGGTGAACGAGCTATTAGATGGATCTCTTCGGCTCTTGGATTTGTGTAACACTGCTAAGGATGCCTTGTTGCAAACAAAGGAATGTACACAAGAACTTCAATCAATTATGCGAAGAAGACGAGGAGAAAGTATGCTTGGGAGTGAGGTTCGGAAATTCTTGAACTCTAGGAAGGTGGTGAAGAAGGCAATCAACAAGGCCTTGAGGAACTTGAAGGGTTCAAAAGACAAATGCACCTTCTCTCCCTCCGGGGCAGAGAATGAGGTTGTGGCCTTGTTTAGCATCTTGAGAGAGGCGGAAGCTTTCACTGTCACCGTGTTCGAGTCTTTGCTGTCCTTTATATCTGGACGAAATGCACAATCAAAGCCATGCAGATGGTCTTTGGTTTCCAAGCTAATGCACAGCAAGAGGGTTGCttgtgaggaagaagaaactcATGCAAACGAATTCAGCAAGGTGGATGCAGCCTTACTTTCAGTTTTCATGACAAGTAAATTCGATAACAAGCATGTTGAGAACTTGCAAAATCAGCTCGAACACTTGGAGATGTGCACGCAAGATTTTGAAGATGGACTTGAGTGCCTGTTTAGGCGTTTGATAAAAACCAGAGTTTCTCTTCTCAACGTCCTCAACCACTAGATACTAGCTCTTCATACTTGTACATGAAAGaaatatacatgtttatgtCTTTTCAATACAAAATTCGGTGCCTGTTGCATAAATTATCGACCCTTATTACTCCTTTTCACTTGAAAATGAAACCAATGTTCCATACACATGCAATTTTCCAGTTTCCGATTCTGAGTCATAGACCATACATGAAATCGCCACAGGAGACAGGAAAGAACAGCCAAAGGAAATAACCATACACGTTAAATTATctaaatgataaaaacaatTCATAGCAGTCTTGGACAAGATGAGCAATGGACATTGGTAGATGGTTGGACCAGATTAAGAGATAGCAAAGCCTGACCACTGAACAGTAGTTGACCccaaaataattacatgtttTAGTAATCATGAAAATTAGCTGTGCTAACTCACTAATGCAGTAAACACGGTTTGGAATTcgtcggtttttttttttttttgaagtaattttaaatttacaccaAAGC encodes:
- the LOC121254369 gene encoding uncharacterized protein LOC121254369, which gives rise to MDSSASNPKTSYHARSNSLPSSPHPLIAQVNEYLCRLRASEATSSSSSSMSHNIVGLQDLHDCVDKLLLLPLSTQSLAQQQHEKWVNELLDGSLRLLDLCNTAKDALLQTKECTQELQSIMRRRRGESMLGSEVRKFLNSRKVVKKAINKALRNLKGSKDKCTFSPSGAENEVVALFSILREAEAFTVTVFESLLSFISGRNAQSKPCRWSLVSKLMHSKRVACEEEETHANEFSKVDAALLSVFMTSKFDNKHVENLQNQLEHLEMCTQDFEDGLECLFRRLIKTRVSLLNVLNH